The Deltaproteobacteria bacterium genomic interval TCTGTATTTCCTGTGTCCTTCCAGATATGGAACCACCCCGTTCACGTCTGATCCGTTGCCCCGAGGAGCCCGGTAACATCGAATACTCAGCAGTTAACCAACCCTGGGCAGGTTGTGCGTTTCGCAAAAAAGATGGCACTCCGTCATCAGCTGAGACCGTGCAGATGACCTTCGTGTCACCAAACTCCACCAAAACACTGCCTGTGGCATGTTTAGTGAAATGGGGAACAAACCTCATGGGTCGCATTTGGCTTGATGAGCGGCCGTCTGATCGCAACATAAATTAACTCCAAGCTCTACTGGCAAAGGGCACCGTACCCAGTGGGGTACCAATTTGGCGGCCAACCTACCCAATATATGGTTTGAGTGGAAGATCAAATCTGCTTTAGTGGTCGATGTCAAATCCCCGACCTTAATCCGGGCCCACAAGCATCAGTGGGCTGGGTACTAATACTTGCATGGACTGACTCTGGATATTTTCCGTTGAAGCATGCAGTACAGAATCGACCTGGATCAGAATCACCTAAAACAGACCGCAAGCCCTCAATGCTCAGGTACGCCAAACTATCGCAGCCAATATAGGCCCTTATGGCATCGACATTTTTTTGCGCTGCCAGGAGTTTGGCTCGCTCTGGGGTATCGACTCCATAGAAGCACGAGTAGGTAATTGGCGGTGAGCCAATGCGCATATGGATGCGCTTCGCGCCAGCCTGCCTAATCATCCGAATTATTTTGGCGGAAGTTGTGCCCCGGACAATCGAGTCATCCACAACGACCACGCTCTTACCCTTTAGGACACTCAACACTGGATTCAGCTTAAGTCGAACGCCAAAATCTCTGATTTCTTGAGCTGGCTGAATAAAAGTGCGCCCCACATAGTGGTTACGAACCAAGCCAAGCTCGAAAGGAAGGCTGGCCCCCTCTGAAAAGCCGACGGCCATCGGTACTCCGGAGTCTGGAACTGCGATCACAATATCAGCATCTGGCGCGGGCGCCTCCTCTGCTAGCATGCGCCCCATCTTGCGTCTCAGGCTGTAAATTTCGTCCCCAAAGATTTGACTATCCGGACGGGCAAAATAAATTGGCTCAAACGAACAAAAAGCCGTTTGACGTTTAGGCAATGGGAAGTGCGAGGTCAAGCCTTCAGCAGTGATCTCAACGACCTCGCCAGGCTGTATTTCGCGTATCAACGTTGCATCCATCAAATCTAGGGCACAGGTTTCGCTTGCTACGATGTAACTATTTTGTCTTTGGCCCAAAACTAGGGGTCGAAATCCATACGGGTCACGAACCGCGTAAAGCCGTGACTCAGCCTGGATGACCATCGAGTAGGCCCCGCTGACCTTTGCCATCACTGTAAAGATACGCTCGAGGATGGTGGGGGCCTCAGCTCGCGCGAGAAGATGGACAAAGATCTCAGAATCAGACGTGCTTTGAAACACGCTACCCGAACGCTCTAGCTCCGTCCGAATTGCGGCCGCATTCGTCAGATTACCGTTATGGGCGATAGCGAGAGCACCGAGCGATGTGCGGAAATAAAAAGGCTGCACGTTTTGGATTATGTGACCACCCTGGGTGGAATAGCGCACATGCCCAACGGCACAGTCACCTTTTAGCTGAGAGAGAATTGCTGGATTGAAACTCTCGGCAACCAGACCGAATGATTTATGGGCATTGAACTTGGCCTGCTCAGTCTGGCCATCCCGTTCAAGAGATACGATACCGCACCCCTCCTGGCCTCTGTGCTGCTGAGCAAAAAGTCCAAGGTAGACCATACTCGCAGCGTCGGGATGACCCAGTACCCCAACGACCCCACATTCTTCGCGTATCGACTTCATGAATGCCTCAGCGATGTGCTGATTAACTGAGCTACGCAACTAGACCAAGCTTGATGTAAAGGCATGCTGGCAAAGTTGCAGCGGTGTCGTCCATGGTCCCCAGCTGACCACCGATGACACCTCGACTTGGCCTGCCTGAACGACGGCGTTGTATCGCAAACTTGCCGCTAATTGCAAGGCCTTAGACTCTGCGCCTGGTTTGATTGCCAATAGGTAGCTACCACCGAGTTCCCCCAAATAGCGCTCAATCTCCGAAAAACCAGCTAATTCCTTTGCCTGAAGCCTAAGGGTCAGTCCAAGGTCAGTCTTGGCAATCATTTTGACGGCGGTAGTAACAATACCTCCGTCTCCGACATCGCGGCAGGCCGCAACGAGATCGTTATTAATTACCTCACGGAGGAAGTTCATAGATTCTTTTTCCGCCAGCCAGTCTATAGCCGGCGCGACGCCTTGGCGTCCGTTCTGATCCAATAGTTTTGCCGCTAGAGACCCACCAAACTCTGGCTTTACCGATTTTGGATAAAGCAGAAAGAGTTGGGTTGGTTGTTTTACAGTCGCAGCTGGACTTAATCTGACATCACTGATCTTGCCGACCATCCCAATCATGGGAGTAGGCGCAATACTCTCGCCATCGGTTTCGTTGTATAGACTCACATTTCCGCTCACTACTGGAACCGCTAGTTCGCGACACGCCTCACTAATGCCGTCGACACCTGCCGAAAAATCAGCCATGACCGCAGGATCTTCGGGATTGCCGTAGTTTAGGCAGTCGGTAATCGCGAGTGGCTTACCGCCCGCAGCAGCTACAGAACGAGCAGCCTTAAGCACCGCGTGTGCGCCACCATGGTAAGCGTCGAGTCGGTTGTACCGTTCATTACATGCCGCAACTGCAATCATACCTAGGAACGGCTCGCTAGGATCTGCCCATTCGGACCGGACCCAGAGGGCGGCAGCGCCCTGTTCTTCGGGTCCAAGAACGGTCTGGGTTCCGATATGATGGTCATACTGACGATATACCTTCTCTTTGTCGCCCGTATCACGCAGAGTGGCGAGCAAAAGGGCTTCCGGTCCGCGCTGAAGCACCAGGTCACTAACCATCTTATTGTAGGAGCTTCCGTCTACCTCAGGCTTGGCCCGTGGCTTCATCGGCCGCTCATACTTTGGGGCCGCATCGGTCATCGGTGCAACGGGAACATCAACTTCGAGTTGACCCTGGTGTTGGATTTGAACACGCCCGGTATCGGTCACAACTCCGATGACCGTGCAGGCAAGTTGCCACTTGTCTAGCACGGCTTTCAGCTCGTCCCACCTATGAGGCTCGATAACCATCAACATGCGTTCTTGAGATTCTGACAGCAGCAATTCATATGCCGACATGGCAGCTGTTCTGACCGGTACATGATCTAAGTCCATGAAGAGGCCGTTGCCAGCTCTTCCTGCCATTTCAAACGCAGACGATGTAAGTCCCGCAGCGCCCATATCCTGCAGGCCAACCACCAAGCCTTTTTCGAGTACTTCCAAAGTTGCCTCAAGGAGTAACTTTTCAGTAAACGGGTCGCCTACCTGCACCGTGCTGCGTTCATTAGCATCCTTAGTTGCAAACGAACCCGAGGCCATCGATGCCCCATGGATACCGTCACGACCAGTCGCTGAACCCAAATAGATAACTAGGTTACCCCGCCCACTGGCATAACCCTTAAAAATGCGATCCTCGTGGATGACTCCGACGGTCATTGCGTTCACTAGACAATTACCGTTGTAGGACGCATCAAAAGATATGTTGCCTGCTACTGTCGGCACACCAACACAGTTACCATAGTCGCCGATACCTTTGACCACATTTTCGACCAGGTGCGGAGTTCTTTTATGAGTTCGAAGACCAAATCTTAATGCATTAAGATTTGCAATCGGTCTAGCCCCCATACAGAAAACGTCCCGCAAAATTCCACCGACACCCGTTGCTGCGCCCTGATACGGTTCGATATAGCTAGGGTGATTGTGACTCTCCATCTTGAAGGCCAGGCAGAGCTTGCCAGAGAGACGCACGACGCCAGCATTTTCTCCAGGACCCACAACCACATCAGGTCCCTCGGTCGGAAACCTCTTAAGATGTACACGAGACGACTTGTAGCTGCAGTGCTCGCTCCACATGGCTGAGAAAATACCAAGCTCGGCAAGGGTTGGGCGCCGTCCCAAAATATCCAAAATCTTGGCATACTCGTCTGAGCTTATTTTGTGCTTTCGTAGTAGTGCGGTGAATGAGGCGCCGTCCTTGTCGTCTATCAAATCGGGACGTGGGAGCTTTGATAATTCTGGAGCGGAAAAAGAGGAGTTCATCGGGCCCTCAGGTGTAATCACATAAACGAAGTAAGGAAACTTTCAAGGATTGCCAGTCCGTCCGCGCTTCCACCTATAAGTAAATCAGTTGCACGCTCCGGGTGGGGCATAAGTCCCAGCACTCGCCCGTTTTCACTGACGATACCGGCAATGTTATCGAGTGCACCATTAGGGTTGGCATCTGCAGTCGCCGCGCCATTTTGATCAACGTAGCGAAATGCCACCTGACCGTTATCACGTAATCGCTGCAGTCCATCGTTATCGATGTGGTACCGACCCTCTCCGTGTGCGATCGGTACCCTGAGACGTCGACTAGCAAGTGAGCGACAGTATACGGATTCACCAGACCCAGCCATTAAATCAACTGCTTTAC includes:
- the purL gene encoding phosphoribosylformylglycinamidine synthase subunit PurL — protein: MNSSFSAPELSKLPRPDLIDDKDGASFTALLRKHKISSDEYAKILDILGRRPTLAELGIFSAMWSEHCSYKSSRVHLKRFPTEGPDVVVGPGENAGVVRLSGKLCLAFKMESHNHPSYIEPYQGAATGVGGILRDVFCMGARPIANLNALRFGLRTHKRTPHLVENVVKGIGDYGNCVGVPTVAGNISFDASYNGNCLVNAMTVGVIHEDRIFKGYASGRGNLVIYLGSATGRDGIHGASMASGSFATKDANERSTVQVGDPFTEKLLLEATLEVLEKGLVVGLQDMGAAGLTSSAFEMAGRAGNGLFMDLDHVPVRTAAMSAYELLLSESQERMLMVIEPHRWDELKAVLDKWQLACTVIGVVTDTGRVQIQHQGQLEVDVPVAPMTDAAPKYERPMKPRAKPEVDGSSYNKMVSDLVLQRGPEALLLATLRDTGDKEKVYRQYDHHIGTQTVLGPEEQGAAALWVRSEWADPSEPFLGMIAVAACNERYNRLDAYHGGAHAVLKAARSVAAAGGKPLAITDCLNYGNPEDPAVMADFSAGVDGISEACRELAVPVVSGNVSLYNETDGESIAPTPMIGMVGKISDVRLSPAATVKQPTQLFLLYPKSVKPEFGGSLAAKLLDQNGRQGVAPAIDWLAEKESMNFLREVINNDLVAACRDVGDGGIVTTAVKMIAKTDLGLTLRLQAKELAGFSEIERYLGELGGSYLLAIKPGAESKALQLAASLRYNAVVQAGQVEVSSVVSWGPWTTPLQLCQHAFTSSLV
- a CDS encoding amidophosphoribosyltransferase — its product is MKSIREECGVVGVLGHPDAASMVYLGLFAQQHRGQEGCGIVSLERDGQTEQAKFNAHKSFGLVAESFNPAILSQLKGDCAVGHVRYSTQGGHIIQNVQPFYFRTSLGALAIAHNGNLTNAAAIRTELERSGSVFQSTSDSEIFVHLLARAEAPTILERIFTVMAKVSGAYSMVIQAESRLYAVRDPYGFRPLVLGQRQNSYIVASETCALDLMDATLIREIQPGEVVEITAEGLTSHFPLPKRQTAFCSFEPIYFARPDSQIFGDEIYSLRRKMGRMLAEEAPAPDADIVIAVPDSGVPMAVGFSEGASLPFELGLVRNHYVGRTFIQPAQEIRDFGVRLKLNPVLSVLKGKSVVVVDDSIVRGTTSAKIIRMIRQAGAKRIHMRIGSPPITYSCFYGVDTPERAKLLAAQKNVDAIRAYIGCDSLAYLSIEGLRSVLGDSDPGRFCTACFNGKYPESVHASISTQPTDACGPGLRSGI